One stretch of Candida orthopsilosis Co 90-125, chromosome 3 draft sequence DNA includes these proteins:
- a CDS encoding Ipk2 inositol polyphosphate multikinase, with the protein MDSFNSSTLPFKASKHQAAGHDGCMTSDSLFIKPTTRQELDFYTETVRRDVVKEESSEEGVPLGTLLSHWMPTFLGSLQKGELSTDSISGDLLTSSAWQDNALVQDDKEYIVLSNLYHGFKKPSILDIKLGSRLTDDAVTPLEKIQRLQKVSESTTSGSHSFRICGMKVYNGDDETKPNELFTGMNNTIAVANGEYGDDSSESKSSHKYLVYDKFFGRSLDSKTIQQGLKLYFKPILSNKPIFVCLLTNLILRLQLIFNCLLDCDTRMYSASLLFIYESDPEVLSQVAIADYQDHDPLVKEFDLSDDDDDDDDDGKDEDKDKDEGEGEEEDGSDADAVDSVGLDNVAKAYNIVKQANSESVDPKGEKNASRTPLSSLHLIDFAHSKYVDGEGYDENVVEGVENLIKILEDIKSSY; encoded by the coding sequence ATGGACTCTTTCAATAGTTCTACATTACCGTTCAAAGCTTCAAAGCATCAAGCTGCAGGACACGATGGATGCATGACCCTGGACTCGTTATTTATTAAACCTACTACACGTCAAGAACTAGACTTTTATACAGAAACAGTGAGGCGTGATGTTGTAAAAGAGGAATCTTCCGAAGAAGGTGTTCCTTTAGGCACATTACTTTCTCATTGGATGCCTACTTTTTTGGGTAGTTTGCAAAAAGGAGAATTATCGACTGATTCGATACTGGGAGATTTGTTGACTTCATCTGCTTGGCAAGATAATGCCTTGGTTCAAGACGACAAAGAGTATATTGTGCTTCTGAATTTATATCATGGATTTAAGAAGCCAAGTATTTTAGACATTAAACTAGGATCCAGGTTGACTGATGATGCAGTAACTCCCTTGGAAAAAATTCAAAGGTTGCAAAAAGTAAGTGAGTCTACAACCAGTGGATCACATTCATTTCGAATTTGTGGTATGAAAGTATACAATGGGGATGACGAAACCAAGCCAAATGAGCTTTTTACAGGTATGAACAATACTATAGCTGTTGCAAATGGTGAATACGGGGATGATTCGTCAGAATCGAAGTCGTCACATAAATATTTAGTATATGACAAGTTCTTTGGTCGATCATTAGActcaaaaacaatacaacaagGATTGAAACTATACTTCAAACCTATACTTTCCAATAAACCTATTTTTGTCTGCTTGCTCaccaatttgattcttAGATTGCAATTGATATTTAATTGTTTATTGGATTGTGATACAAGAATGTATTCAGCtagtttgttgtttatttatGAAAGTGACCCTGAAGTGTTGTCTCAAGTTGCTATTGCAGATTATCAAGATCATGACCCTTTGGTTAAGgagtttgatttgagtgatgatgatgatgatgatgatgatgatggtaaagatgaagataaagATAAAGATGAAGGTGAAGGTGAAGAGGAGGATGGGTCGGACGCAGATGCAGTTGATAGTGTAGGATTAGACAATGTTGCTAAAGCTTACAACATCGTCAAGCAAGCCAATTCGGAAAGTGTAGATCCCAAAGGGGAAAAGAATGCAAGTCGCACCCCATTAAGCAGTTTACATCTTATAGACTTTGCCCATTCCAAATATGTTGATGGAGAAGGATACGAtgaaaatgttgttgaaggtgTGGAAAACTTGATAAAGATTCTTGAAGATATCAAACTGTCCTATTAG
- a CDS encoding Sup35 translation factor eRF3, which translates to MSDQYNQDNLNQDFQNSSLGGNQSQQQQQQSQQQGYYDPNQAQAFVPSGGYQQFQAYQPQQQYGAYTPGQGGYQPNYNNKGGYQQYNNRGGYQQYNNRGGYQQYGGYQQNQQYGGYQQQQQQQQYGGYQAYNPQASQPPQQPTGMSLADFEKQKSAQQSSLNKPVKKTLKLAPSSGIKLANSSKKEDASATPPAASKESSPAPSVDEKKKTEIEVKETKKDADASKAEAPSTAAVEKPVEKPNKESTPTPKETTPAPAKSKQSTPVPAKAPTSVTADTVAKEQEDEVDEEVVKDMFGGKDHVSIIFMGHVDAGKSTMGGNILYLTGSVDKRTVEKYEREAKDAGRQGWYLSWVMDTNKEERNDGKTIEVGKAYFETDKRRYTILDAPGHKMYVSEMIGGASQADVGILVISARKGEYETGFEKGGQTREHALLAKTQGVNKIVVVVNKMDDPTVNWSQERYNECTTKLGVFLKGIGYNKEDIINMPVSGYTGAGLKDRVSAKDCPWYTGPSLLEFLDNMSTVNRKINGPFMLPISGKMKDMGTVVEGKIESGHIRKGGSLLMMPNKTPIEVITIYNETEQECDTAFSGEQVRLKIKGVEEEDLQPGYVLTSPKNPVKTVTKFEAQIAIVELKSILSNGFSCVMHLHTAIEEVTFVELKHKLEKGTNRKSKKPPAFAKKGMKIIAVLECNEPVCAETYNDYPQLGRFTLRDQGTTIAIGKITKLLK; encoded by the coding sequence ATGTCAGATCAGTATAACCAAGATAACTTGAATCaggattttcaaaactcATCGCTTGGTGGAAACCAGTCtcagcagcaacaacaacaatcacagCAACAAGGCTACTACGATCCTAACCAAGCCCAAGCGTTTGTCCCATCAGGCGGATATCAGCAATTTCAAGCTTaccaaccacaacaacaatatggTGCTTACACTCCTGGGCAAGGTGGATATCAACCaaattacaacaacaaaggaGGTTACCAACAGTATAACAATAGAGGTGgatatcaacaatacaacaataGAGGTGGATACCAGCAATATGGCGGATATCagcaaaaccaacaatatGGTggatatcaacaacaacaacaacaacaacaatatggTGGATATCAAGCTTATAACCCACAAGCTTCTcaaccaccacaacaaccaacTGGTATGTCATTAGCCGATTttgagaaacaaaaatcaGCTCAACAATCATCTTTGAACAAGCCAGTGAAGAAGACCTTGAAGTTAGCACCATCATCGGGTATCAAGTTGGCCAACTCCAgtaaaaaagaagatgctAGTGCAACTCCACCTGCTGCTTCAAAAGAATCATCACCAGCTCCTAGTGTAGAcgagaagaagaaaaccGAGATTGAAGTCAAAGAGACAAAGAAGGACGCTGATGCTTCCAAAGCTGAAGCACCATCAACCGCAGCAGTTGAAAAGCCAGTAGAAAAGCCAAACAAGgaatcaacaccaactcCAAAAGAGACTACGCCTGCCCCAGCAAAATCAAAGCAATCTACTCCAGTTCCAGCAAAAGCACCTACTTCAGTAACTGCTGACACTGTTGCCAAGGAacaagaagatgaagttgatgaagaagttgtcAAGGATATGTTTGGTGGTAAAGACCATGTATCAATTATCTTTATGGGCCACGTTGATGCTGGTAAGTCAACTATGGGTGGTAATATCTTGTACTTGACTGGGTCTGTTGACAAACGTacagttgaaaaatatgaaaGAGAAGCCAAAGATGCTGGTAGACAAGGTTGGTATTTATCATGGGTTATGGATaccaacaaagaagaaagaaatgaCGGTAAGacaattgaagttggtaAAGCATATTTTGAAACCGACAAGAGGAGATATACTATATTGGATGCACCAGGTCACAAAATGTATGTTTCTGAAATGATTGGTGGTGCTTCTCAAGCTGATGTTGGTATTTTGGTCATTAGTGCTAGAAAGGGTGAATATGAAACTGGGTTTGAGAAAGGTGGACAAACTAGAGAACATGCACTTTTGGCTAAGACCCAAGGTGTTAacaagattgttgttgttgtgaacAAAATGGATGATCCTACTGTTAACTGGTCACAAGAAAGATACAATGAATGTACCACTAAGTTAGGTGTGTTTTTGAAGGGAATTGGCTACAATAAGGAAGATATTATAAACATGCCTGTATCTGGTTATACCGGTGCTGGATTGAAAGATAGAGTTTCTGCCAAAGACTGCCCATGGTACACTGGTCCATCCTTGTTGGAATTTTTAGACAATATGAGTACCGTTAATAGAAAAATTAATGGTCCATTCATGTTGCCAATTTCCGGTAAGATGAAGGATATGGGtactgttgttgaaggtAAAATCGAAAGTGGTCACATTAGAAAAGGAGGTAGCTTATTGATGATGCCCAACAAGACCCCAATTGAAGTCATTACCATTTACAATGAAACTGAACAGGAATGTGATACTGCATTCAGTGGAGAGCAAGTTCGTTTGAAGATTAAAGGTGtcgaagaagaagatttacAACCAGGTTACGTGTtaacatcaccaaagaaTCCAGTCAAGACAGTCACTAAATTTGAAGCCCAAAttgccattgttgaattgaaatcaattttatcTAATGGGTTTTCATGTGTTATGCATTTACATAcagcaattgaagaagttacatttgttgaattgaaacataaattggaaaaaggTACCAatagaaaatcaaaaaaacCACCAGCATTCGCCAAAAAGGGTATGAAGATTATTGCCGTTTTGGAATGTAATGAACCGGTTTGTGCTGAGACTTATAATGACTATCCCCAATTGGGTAGATTTACATTGAGAGATCAAGGTACTACTATTGCTATTGGTAAGATTactaaattgttgaaataa
- a CDS encoding Lsb5 protein (S. cerevisiae homolog LSB5 has role actin filament organization, endocytosis, actin cortical patch localization and localizes to actin cortical patch) produces the protein MPIFGDHTLTAVTIKINQLVEHKNDEVEDSMELYLSDLLGLINVQRQTGATEAARAIRKKIKYGDSAQEQIRALQLLELLVLNSGTKIGPIIARDDKLLDVLKGIINGHGKTGSGTSYHPKVKKTVINMAIGWKSELDGLKGYQYMQGLYKTIPGMKKLSKTSRSVSGSGSRRGNNDDDNDYALDEDSDPYGDDHAYDDERSISESPKPSNSRSPKVPPPRPTTASPYSIRNKNSSSKREKSKKKKKRSKNGIVYADSEYGIPQINYKLEAPKIRQVLTECNDYSISLNNQLLQLAPDTLPQDDDEIMKNFQKCKKIRRKILKYLQFVGAGDPSEKSSEVAKQDEEFLAKLIYANEQLVETFKKFDIKAGHSQANPAPAEEEELSESDESYYSTDDEDEEEEDEIPNEDSIAARLQSITLENRRPPPPVPQSSKPAGKDQPQSSGELERPSLSKMETSESLGDPFGDKNTVDKNNSVYY, from the coding sequence ATGCCCATTTTTGGTGATCATACACTCACAGCAGTTACTATtaaaatcaaccaattaGTAGAGCataaaaatgatgaagtgGAGGATTCAATGGAGTTATATTTATCAGATCTACTTGGATTAATAAATGTTCAACGTCAAACAGGAGCAACTGAAGCAGCGAGAGCTATTAGAAAGAAGATCAAGTATGGTGATAGTGCACAGGAACAAATCCGGGCACTACAACTCTTGGAGCTTTTGGTGCTCAATTCTGGTACCAAGATTGGTCCGATCATTGCTCGTGACGATAAGTTGTTGGATGTATTGAAGGGGATTATTAATGGCCACGGTAAAACAGGTTCTGGAACCAGCTATCACCCAAAGGTTAAAAAGACTGTGATCAACATGGCCATTGGATGGAAATCCGAACTTGATGGCTTGAAGGGGTATCAGTACATGCAAGGCTTGTACAAGACGATTCCAGGCATGAAGAAGCTTTCTAAAACTTCGCGCTCAGTTAGTGGCAGTGGGTCCAGACGAGgtaataatgatgatgataatgattaTGCGTTGGACGAGGACTCTGATCCATATGGAGATGATCACGCCTATGACGATGAACGTTCAATTTCAGAATCACCTAAACCCTCCAATTCGAGGTCACCAAAAGTGCCTCCTCCTCGCCCTACTACAGCTTCACCATATTCAATCAGAAATAAAAATTCGTCAAGTAAGAgagaaaaatcaaaaaagaaaaagaagagatcAAAGAATGGTATTGTTTATGCCGATTCTGAATACGGTATTCCACAGATCAACTACAAATTGGAAGCTCCGAAGATCAGACAGGTATTGACTGAATGTAATGATTATTCAATCTCTTtaaacaatcaattgttgcaacTTGCGCCGGATACTTTACCTCAAGATGATGACGAGATTATGaagaattttcaaaaatgcaaaaagaTTAGACGCAAGATATTAAAGtatttgcaatttgttgGTGCAGGAGACCCTCTGGAGAAATCACTGgaagttgcaaaacaaGATGAGGAGTTTTTAGCGAAGTTGATTTACGCCAATGAACAACTAGTTGaaacattcaaaaagtttgaCATCAAAGCAGGGCACTCACAAGCTAACCCAGCTCctgctgaagaagaagaattgagCGAAAGCGATGAGAGTTACTACTCaactgatgatgaggatgaagaggaagaggacGAAATACCAAACGAAGATCTGATTGCTGCAAGATTGCAATCGATTACGTTAGAGAACAGGCGACCACCACCTCCAGTTCCACAACTGTCCAAACCTGCTGGTAAGGATCAACCACAGCTGAGTGGTGAGCTTGAACGACCTAGTCTTTCCAAAATGGAAACTAGCGAATCCTTAGGAGACCCATTCGGTGATAAGAATACAGTTGACAAAAACAACTCCGTCTACTATTAA
- a CDS encoding Bet1 protein (S. cerevisiae homolog BET1 has SNAP receptor activity and has role in retrograde vesicle-mediated transport, Golgi to ER, ER to Golgi vesicle-mediated transport) — translation MTSRYSAAGGAHQRGDLRTQLFSTPGQHNFTGLRPSRSQTPPSRSNMSSPYDSTPRASSSNAKFDESLLSSLESQNEEELNTMGAKINMLKNLGEKMGVEINKSVKLNDEITNGFEKGKVTLKNTYNKMVVMSQRAGISWKMWLLVFGIVILFFFYVWIT, via the coding sequence ATGACATCTAGATACTCAGCCGCTGGCGGCGCTCACCAGAGAGGAGACTTACGTACTCAGTTATTCAGTACACCAGGTCAGCACAATTTCACAGGTTTACGTCCACTGCGCAGTCAAACACCACCACTGCGATCAAACATGTCATCACCTTATGATTCTACACCAAgagcatcatcatcaaatgctAAATTCGACGAGTCATTACTATCATCGCTAGAATCgcaaaatgaagaagaattgaacaCCATGGGTGCTAAAATAAacatgttgaaaaatttgggTGAGAAAATGGGAGTTGAAATAAATAAGCTGgttaaattgaatgatgaaataacaaatggatttgaaaagggGAAAGTCACATTGAAGAATACATATAATAagatggtggtgatgagTCAGCGAGCAGGAATTAGTTGGAAAATGTGGTTACTTGTGTTTGGCATTGTTATActatttttcttttacgTGTGGATAACGTAG
- a CDS encoding Cfd1 protein (S. cerevisiae homolog CFD1 has 4 4 sulfur binding, has role in tRNA wobble uridine modification, iron-sulfur cluster assembly and localizes cytoplasm), producing MSQEVPKSLSNVKHVVLILSGKGGVGKSSVTTQTALTLVNKGFNVGVLDIDLTGPSLPRMFGVEKKQVHQSTQGWVPVQVYSKSETSSGGSLKLMSLGFLLGDRGNSVVWRGPKKTAMIKQFLKDVVWSTDEPLDYLLIDTPPGTSDEHIAIAEELRYAQPIDGAIIVTTPQQVATADVRKEINFCKKVNFNILGVIENMSGFICPYCAECTNIFSSGGGEQLAKQLNLRYLGNIPIDPSFVELIELQDDKDKKLIDLYQTSELKPIMSDVINKILHLNLESRI from the coding sequence ATGTCACAGGAAGTTCCGAAATCACTAAGTAATGTCAAGCATGTGGTTCTAATATTATCAGGAAAAGGTGGTGTCGGTAAATCGTCAGTGACAACCCAGACTGCACTTACATTAGTCAACAAAGGCTTTAACGTTGGCGTtcttgatattgatttaaCAGGTCCTTCCCTCCCGCGAATGTTCggtgttgaaaagaaacaagtGCATCAGTCTACACAAGGTTGGGTTCCAGTGCAAGTATATTCCAAATCAGAAACATCTTCAGGTGGAagtttgaagttgatgtcGTTGGGATTCTTACTTGGTGACCGAGGTAATTCGGTTGTTTGGAGAGGTCCAAAGAAAACGGCTAtgattaaacaatttttgaaagatgttGTGTGGAGTACTGATGAACCACTAGATTATCTACTCATTGATACTCCACCAGGTACATCTGATGAACATATAGCAATAGCAGAGGAGTTGCGATATGCACAACCAATCGACGGAGCTATTATTGTAACTACGCCACAGCAAGTGGCAACAGCTGATGTCCGCAAAGAGataaatttttgtaaaaaagtgaatttcaatatattAGGAGTGATTGAGAATATGTCGGGGTTTATTTGTCCATATTGTGCAGAATGCACCAACATTTTCTCCAGCGGCGGAGGTGAACAATTGGCCAAGCAATTAAATTTGAGGTATTTGGGTAATATACCGATAGATCCcagttttgttgagttgattGAGCTACAGGATGATAAAgacaagaaattgattgatttgtatCAAACGTCTGAGTTAAAACCGATCATGAGTGATGTTATAAATAAGATActacatttgaatttggagTCGAGAATTTAA